DNA sequence from the Paenibacillus azoreducens genome:
GGTGACTTTTATAACCGAGATGGTCAATGAACAGCTTGTGTTTCGTTATTCGGCATCCGGCGAAATCGAGCACGTTGAATATACGGACGATTCAAGTAACAGACATCTTCTGCACAAAGCAGTTCCCAAGATTGATGAATGAGGGGAAGGGATGCATCAGCAAATTTAGAGATTGAAATATCTAGATAAGCAGATATAATAGAGCTATGGATATGGTATTGATTTTCAAGGCGTTGTCCAATGACACTCGCTTGCAAATTCTGGAGTGGTTAAAGGAACCGGACGCAAATTTTGGGCCGCAATTGTTTTTGCCTCCGGATGCTGATTTCAAAGGAGGGATATGCGTAGGAAGCATTCAGGAAAAAACGGGGTTGTCCCAATCCGTGATTTCCAGTTATTTGACGATGATGAAAAAGGCCGGACTGCTCGA
Encoded proteins:
- a CDS encoding ArsR/SmtB family transcription factor; the encoded protein is MDMVLIFKALSNDTRLQILEWLKEPDANFGPQLFLPPDADFKGGICVGSIQEKTGLSQSVISSYLTMMKKAGLLESRRYGQWTYYRRNEETLMFIANFIKNKI